The ANME-2 cluster archaeon DNA window TGTCTATCCTGAAGGTTGAAAAACATATTGAATTATATACAGCAAGGAAATCCTTGCTGCTGCCTAGATTTCCTAAATCATATACAATTCTACTTCACGTAATATAAAAAAGTATTGCACATATTTCATGTGCAACTCATTGATGGTTATTTCTGAACTGCTTTTTCAGAACGCTTGAAACGTCTGCGTTTTGTACCTGCTGAATTGTACCGCTGTGCAGGACCCGGGCGCTTGTATTCCAGATTGCTTTTTTCAACCAGTCTGGTTTTTCCCTTTCTGCCCTTAATTCTGCCCCATTCGATTGAACCGGTTTTACCCATTTTTCATCCTCCGATCTTCAATAGTATAATTAATATATTACATTCATCCTAATCTGGTCGTCCAACATTGTATCGGATATGCTTATAATTAACGGTAGCTCATTATTTCAGTTCCACTACCTTAAAGGTCATATCCCTTAAGCATTCACCATCCGGTTCTCCCGCAATTTTCAGGATCTTGTATTTTCGTCCGGGTACCGGACCGGAATGCTGGCATATTTCAAACATCTCGCAATCCTTCTCATCGCAGTTAACAGGTTCATACGTGATAGTCGAACCCTCGTAAGCCTTACTAGTCTCGATAAATACCTTCCAGGGTACCTCTACCACATCCACAGCCTGCACACCACCATCATGTATTGAACAATCAAGGGGTGCTGCATTTCTAATATCAACTATCTTATAATGGCCTCCTTCATCCAGGTTCATACATGTGCTCTTGAGATTACATCCATTACAATCCTTGCTTTTGCCTTTGAATATGAATTCCACGCCTGGTTTTGCCATTCTTACGCCAATAAGTGTCACAATAGTATCTTCATTCATACTTCATTCTCCTGTTTTGCTTTAATTGTCCTCACTAAGTAATAATGTATTAAAGTATTTCGTAAATTACTGGATATTATTCTACAACCCCTGTTATCTCTGCAAGCCTTCTTGCTGCTCCTTCTGTCAATCCCGTACCAAGTATGGTGTATCGTTTTGGCCTGATAGTATGGGCTTTCATTAAGGCTTCTATAATATGTTCGGGGTCGATACCAAGTTCTTCTGCATTGGTTGGTGCACCTATGGTCTTTAATGTACGACTGATTCCCTGCCAGTCGCCACCGTGCAGATACATCATCATTATTGAACCCACGCCGCACTGTTCCCCGTGCAGTGCAGGCTTGGGAGCTACCTGGTTCAGTGCATGACTGAACTTATGTTCGGAACCGCTGGCCGGCCGGGACGACCCTGCAATGCTCATCGCAACACCGCTTGCCACCAGAGCCTTGACTACGGTTCGTGCGGATTCAGGCAGACCTGGCCGAATCGATTCAGCCGAGTCCATCATGATCTTTGCTGTCATCATGGACAGGTGTGAAGCATACTCACTGATCTTTATATTCTTCAGACGGTGTGCCAGTTCCCAATCCCTGACCGCAGTACATTTGGACATAATATCACCGCAGCCTGCAGCCAGGAGCCTGAAAGGTGCATCTGCTATTATCTGTGTATCGGCCACCACTGCCACTGGGGGTTCTGCCTCCACCGATACTGTCTGCCCATTCTGGGTTATCGATGCTCGTGAGGATACGATACCATCATGTGAAGCCGCAGTAGGAACGCTGACAAATTGGTTACCTGTCTTTCCCGATGCCAGTTTGGCAATGTCAATAGTCTT harbors:
- a CDS encoding DUF5350 family protein; protein product: MGKTGSIEWGRIKGRKGKTRLVEKSNLEYKRPGPAQRYNSAGTKRRRFKRSEKAVQK
- a CDS encoding NAD(P)-dependent glycerol-1-phosphate dehydrogenase, with amino-acid sequence MNELNPDNFKSRWMLLPRNVVVGNGVINDIGNVCNALKLNGNALIVSGPTTINKAGSAVASVLEDNGCDVHSIIVDKPEMYEVEKVEQLIFEIDDSTGVFLLGVGGGKTIDIAKLASGKTGNQFVSVPTAASHDGIVSSRASITQNGQTVSVEAEPPVAVVADTQIIADAPFRLLAAGCGDIMSKCTAVRDWELAHRLKNIKISEYASHLSMMTAKIMMDSAESIRPGLPESARTVVKALVASGVAMSIAGSSRPASGSEHKFSHALNQVAPKPALHGEQCGVGSIMMMYLHGGDWQGISRTLKTIGAPTNAEELGIDPEHIIEALMKAHTIRPKRYTILGTGLTEGAARRLAEITGVVE
- a CDS encoding UPF0179 family protein; the protein is MNEDTIVTLIGVRMAKPGVEFIFKGKSKDCNGCNLKSTCMNLDEGGHYKIVDIRNAAPLDCSIHDGGVQAVDVVEVPWKVFIETSKAYEGSTITYEPVNCDEKDCEMFEICQHSGPVPGRKYKILKIAGEPDGECLRDMTFKVVELK